One genomic segment of Penaeus chinensis breed Huanghai No. 1 chromosome 24, ASM1920278v2, whole genome shotgun sequence includes these proteins:
- the LOC125037724 gene encoding proclotting enzyme-like isoform X1, with product MLKWLLLLACLTSVFVGRGRFQVAGEKNAVKSSGSEDHPQELGDSPNLGEILRKRRKENPDSSPETLTRYLSKVGALSGRERRGKGSMARSGKASCGKLYKLKQGAKRNFRVKGKEDFCDVVFEPKGKAKLELVCKKFSLSDCKQEHFVVDDQDSEDTYCGNERPSKRTGLDYLHLTYRKTGDISDKPNILCTVKGVKASGGGGGSSGTQASGCEKVCGKASESAGASKIVGGEASTPGEYPWMVFLSIIDGDLSYLCGGSILTTSHIITAAHCVDYDSPQVIVVAGEHNVNKEDETITQIIRGKKITMHPKFNSKTQANDIAIITLKSSLEWTENVGPICLPPDNTFENRKAVIIGWGLLDYPGSTFPDELQEAAVTVSDHKECKESYAFSNFPVTDKHICAADPGRDSCRGDSGGPLMTKENGVWVLLGLSSFSTLECATEGFPGVYTRVSSYSQWILSKISSGSC from the exons atgTTGAAGTGGCTGCTTCTGCTTGCTTGTTTGACGTCGGTCTTTGTGGGTCGAGGGAGGTTCCAGGTCGCTGGTGAAAAAAATGCCGTAAAGTCGAGCGGTAGTGAGGATCAC CCGCAGGAGCTCGGCGACTCGCCCAACCTCGGCGAAATCCTGAGGAAACGTCGCAAAGAGAACCCAGACTCTTCCCCAGAGACATTGACGCGATACCTCAGTAAGGTCGGGGCTCTTTCGGGGAGAGAGCGGCGAGGAAAGGGCTCCATGGCACGGAGCgggaagg CATCATGCGGAAAACTCTACAAGCTGAAACAAGGAGCGAAGAGAAATTTCCGAGTCAAAGGGAAGGAGGACTTTTGCGATGTAGTCTTTGAG CCAAAGGGAAAAGCGAAGCTGGAATTGGTTTGCAAAAAGTTCAGTCTCTCGGATTGCAAACAAGAACATTTTGTCGTTGATGACCAAGACTCCGAGGACAC gTATTGTGGTAACGAAAGACCGAGCAAGAGAACGGGGTTAGACTACTTGCATCTCACGTACAGGAAAACCGGTGACATCAGCGATAAGCCAAATATCTTGTGTACAGTCAAAGGCGTTAAAG CTTctggcggaggaggggggagtagtggAACACAGGCGTCAGGATGTGAAAAAG TGTGTGGGAAGGCTTCAGAAAGTGCTGGGGCGTCAAAGATCGTGGGCGGGGAAGCATCGACTCCCGGAGAATACCCCTGGATGGTTTTTCTGTCCATCATTGATGGCGATTTATCCTACCTCTGCGGTGGATCCATCCTCACGACATCTCACATTATAACGGCAGCCCACTGTGTCGATTATGATAG TCCACAAGTAATAGTGGTAGCAGGCGAGCACAATGTAAACAAAGAAGACGAAACTATCACACAAATCATTCGTGGTAAAAAAATCACGATGCATCCGAAGTTCAACTCAAAGACCCAG GCCAACGATATTGCTATAATCACACTGAAATCGTCTCTGGAATGGACCGAGAATGTCGGACCCATTTGCCTGCCACCTGATAATACCTTCGAAAATAGGAAGGCAGTCATAATAGGATGGGGATTGTTAGACTACC CGGGGTCAACGTTTCCGGATGAATTACAGGAAGCGGCAGTCACTGTGTCCGACCATAAGGAGTGTAAGGAGAGTTATGCATTCTCGAACTTCCCTGTTACTGATAAACAT ATTTGCGCTGCCGATCCTGGAAGGGACTCTTGCAGGGGCGACTCTGGGGGTCCCCTGAtgacgaaagaaaacggagtgtgGGTGCTG CTCGGTTTGTCAAGTTTCAGCACATTGGAATGTGCTACTGAAGGGTTCCCTGGCGTGTACACTCGCGTCTCTTCCTACAGTCAATGGATACTCAGTAAAATCTCTTCCGGATCTTGTTAG
- the LOC125037724 gene encoding mannan-binding lectin serine protease 1-like isoform X2, whose product MLKWLLLLACLTSVFVGRGRFQVAGEKNAVKSSGSEDHPQELGDSPNLGEILRKRRKENPDSSPETLTRYLSKVGALSGRERRGKGSMARSGKASCGKLYKLKQGAKRNFRVKGKEDFCDVVFEPKGKAKLELVCKKFSLSDCKQEHFVVDDQDSEDTYCGNERPSKRTGLDYLHLTYRKTGDISDKPNILCTVKGVKASGGGGGSSGTQASGCEKVCGKASESAGASKIVGGEASTPGEYPWMVFLSIIDGDLSYLCGGSILTTSHIITAAHCVDYDSPQVIVVAGEHNVNKEDETITQIIRGKKITMHPKFNSKTQANDIAIITLKSSLEWTENVGPICLPPDNTFENRKAVIIGWGLLDYPGSTFPDELQEAAVTVSDHKECKESYAFSNFPVTDKHICAADPGRDSCRGDSGGPLMTKENGVWVLFQHIGMCY is encoded by the exons atgTTGAAGTGGCTGCTTCTGCTTGCTTGTTTGACGTCGGTCTTTGTGGGTCGAGGGAGGTTCCAGGTCGCTGGTGAAAAAAATGCCGTAAAGTCGAGCGGTAGTGAGGATCAC CCGCAGGAGCTCGGCGACTCGCCCAACCTCGGCGAAATCCTGAGGAAACGTCGCAAAGAGAACCCAGACTCTTCCCCAGAGACATTGACGCGATACCTCAGTAAGGTCGGGGCTCTTTCGGGGAGAGAGCGGCGAGGAAAGGGCTCCATGGCACGGAGCgggaagg CATCATGCGGAAAACTCTACAAGCTGAAACAAGGAGCGAAGAGAAATTTCCGAGTCAAAGGGAAGGAGGACTTTTGCGATGTAGTCTTTGAG CCAAAGGGAAAAGCGAAGCTGGAATTGGTTTGCAAAAAGTTCAGTCTCTCGGATTGCAAACAAGAACATTTTGTCGTTGATGACCAAGACTCCGAGGACAC gTATTGTGGTAACGAAAGACCGAGCAAGAGAACGGGGTTAGACTACTTGCATCTCACGTACAGGAAAACCGGTGACATCAGCGATAAGCCAAATATCTTGTGTACAGTCAAAGGCGTTAAAG CTTctggcggaggaggggggagtagtggAACACAGGCGTCAGGATGTGAAAAAG TGTGTGGGAAGGCTTCAGAAAGTGCTGGGGCGTCAAAGATCGTGGGCGGGGAAGCATCGACTCCCGGAGAATACCCCTGGATGGTTTTTCTGTCCATCATTGATGGCGATTTATCCTACCTCTGCGGTGGATCCATCCTCACGACATCTCACATTATAACGGCAGCCCACTGTGTCGATTATGATAG TCCACAAGTAATAGTGGTAGCAGGCGAGCACAATGTAAACAAAGAAGACGAAACTATCACACAAATCATTCGTGGTAAAAAAATCACGATGCATCCGAAGTTCAACTCAAAGACCCAG GCCAACGATATTGCTATAATCACACTGAAATCGTCTCTGGAATGGACCGAGAATGTCGGACCCATTTGCCTGCCACCTGATAATACCTTCGAAAATAGGAAGGCAGTCATAATAGGATGGGGATTGTTAGACTACC CGGGGTCAACGTTTCCGGATGAATTACAGGAAGCGGCAGTCACTGTGTCCGACCATAAGGAGTGTAAGGAGAGTTATGCATTCTCGAACTTCCCTGTTACTGATAAACAT ATTTGCGCTGCCGATCCTGGAAGGGACTCTTGCAGGGGCGACTCTGGGGGTCCCCTGAtgacgaaagaaaacggagtgtgGGTGCTG TTTCAGCACATTGGAATGTGCTACTGA